In Calonectris borealis chromosome 25, bCalBor7.hap1.2, whole genome shotgun sequence, the following proteins share a genomic window:
- the SRRM1 gene encoding serine/arginine repetitive matrix protein 1 isoform X8: MRGSGGEKAEGQMGGEPDFAVKGALGTSAEQDNRFSNKQKKLLKQLKFAECLEKKVDMSKVNLEVIKPWITKRVTEILGFEDDVVIEFIFNQLEVKNPDSKMMQINLTGFLNGKNAREFMGELWPLLLSAQENIAGIPTAFLELKKEEIKQRQIEQEKLASMKKQDEDKEKRDKEDKDNREKRDRSRSPRRRKSRSPSPRRRSSPVRRERKRSHSRSPHHRTKSRSATPAPEKKEATPEPEPSVKPKETVVQEATSNSDIPKAPKPEPPVPETKETSPERNSKKEREKEKEKTRQRSPTRSKSRSRSRSRSPSHSRPRRRHRSRSRRRPSPRRRPSPRRRSPPRRMPPPPRHRRSRSPVRRRRRSSASLSGSSSSSSSSRSRSPPKKPPKRTVSSPPRKTRRLSPSASPPRRRHRPSPPASPPPKPRRSPTPQQSNRARKSRGSVSPSRASAPKHKSTEKRESPSPAPKPRKAELSESEEDKGGKMAAADSVQQRRQYRRQNQQSSSEERPKRSNVKNGEVGRRRRHSHSRSPSPSPRKRQKESSPRMQMEKRWQSPVMKSRRRRSPSPPPARRRRSPSPAPPPRRRRSPSLPRRRSPSPPPRRRSPSPRRYSPPIQRRYSPSPPPKRRTASPPPPPKRRASPSPQSKRRVSHSPPPKQRSSPAAKRRSPSISSKHRKGSPPSRSNRETRSPPQNKRHSPSPRPRASHTSASPPPPRRGASASPQRRQSPSPSTRPIRRVSRTPEPKKTKASTPSPRSARRVSSSRSASGSPEPAPKKHQGPPSPARSRSPSANWSPAKKAKSPTQSPSPARNSDQEGGGKKKKKKKDKKHKKDKKHKKHKKHKKEKAAAAAAAAAAAAADTTSAQEDQEAETEPKKETESEPEDNLDDLEKHLREKALRSMRKAQVSPPS, translated from the exons ATGCGAGGAAGCGGGGGAGAAAAGGCCGAGGGGCAGATGGGAGGTGAACCGGATTTTGCAGTGAAAGGCGCTTTG GGAACAAGTGCAGAACAGGACAATCGCTTCAGCAACAAGCAGAAGAAGCTGTTGAAGCAGTTGAAATTTGCAGAATGCTTAGAAAAGAAG GTGGACATGAGCAAAGTAAATCTGGAAGTAATCAAACCATGGATAACAAAACGAGTAACAGAAATCCTTGGATTTGAAGATGATGTAGTAATTGAATTTATATTCAACCAGTTGGAAGTGAAG AACCCAGATTCCAAAATGATGCAAATCAACCTGACTGGTTTTTTGAATGGGAAAAATGCTAGGGAGTTCATGGGAGAACTGTGGCCACTGCTGTTAAGTGCACAAGAAAACATTGCTGGTATTCCAACTGCATTTCTGgaactgaagaaagaagaaataaaacagcgACAG ATAGAGCAAGAGAAACTGGCTTCTATGAAGAAACAAGATGAAGACAAGGAGAAGAGGGATAAGGAAGacaaagacaacagagaaaaaagagacagatcCAGGAGTCCAAGAAG GCGCAAATCAAGGTCTCCTTCCCCTCGAAGGAGGTCGTCGCCTGTCAGAAGAGAGCGGAAACGCAGCCATTCTCGCTCCCCTCATCACAGAACCAAGAGCCGTAGTGCTACTCCTGCACCAGAAAAGAAAGAGGCGACTCCTGAGCCAGAACCCTCTGTGAAACCAAAGGAGACTGTTGTTCAAGAGGCAACTTCAAACAG tgatATCCCAAAAGCTCCTAAACCTGAACCTCCTGTACCAGAGACTAAGGAAACTTCACCAGAACGTAATtcaaagaaggagagagagaaggaaaaagagaagactcGTCAAAGATCCCCAACTCGGTCCAAGTCAAGGTCAAGATCTCGATCACGTTCTCCATCTCATTCTCGACCCAGAAGGCGTCATAGATCACGGTCAAG AAGGCGACCAAGCCCAAGACGACGGCCGTCTCCAAGGAGGAGGAGCCCTCCAAGGCGAATGCCTCCCCCACCCAGACACAGAAGAAGCAGATCCCCTGTGAGGCG GAGAAGACGATCATCAGCATCCTTATCTGGCAgtagctcttcctcctcctcctcacgtTCCCGATCACCACCAAAGAAACCACCTAAAAGAACTGTATCCAGTCCTCCTCGTAAAACGCGTAGGCTCTCTCCTTCGGCAAGCCCTCCTAGGCGGAGGCACAGACCATCCCCACCAGCAAGTCCACCTCCAAAACCACGTAGGTCTCCAACACCCCAGCAGTCGAATCGTGCAAGAAAAAGCCGTGGCTCTGTTTCGCCTAGCAGAGCATCAG CACCCAAGCATAAGAGTACTGAAAAAAGAGAATCTCCTTCGCCAGCACCAAAACCAAGGAAAGCAGAACTCTCTGAATCAG AAGAAGATAAAGGAGGTAAAATGGCTGCAGCAGACTCTGTTCAACAGAGGCGTCAGTACAGAAGGCAAAATCAACAGTCTTCATCTG AGGAAAGACCTAAAAGATCCAATGTGAAGAATGGGGAAGTTGGTAGACGCCGACGCCATTCACATTCACGCAGTCCATCACCGTCTCCACGAAAACGACAGAAGGAATCCTCCCCTCG GATGCAGATGGAAAAGAGGTGGCAATCGCCAGTGATGAAAAG TAGGAGGAGGAGAAGTCCATCGCCCCCACCAGCCAGGCGGCGACGCTCTCCTTCACCTGCCCCTCCTCCTAGGCGGCGGCGCTCACCTTCATTACCTCGTCGAAG gtCTCCATCACCACCCCCACGCAGACGCTCACCTTCTCCCCGGAGATACTCTCCACCGATACAGAGACGATATTCTCCGTCTCCACCACCTAAGAGAAGAacggcttctcctcctcccccgcctAAACGAAGGGCATCACCTTCTCCACAGTCAAAACGCAGAGTCTCCCATTCACCACCGCCAAAACAAAGGAGCTCGCCAGCTGCTAAAAGGCGTTCACCTTCGATATCTTCCAAGCACAGGAAGGGATCTCCTCCCAGTAGGTCCAATCGGGAGACACGTTCTCCACCACAAAACAAAAGGCATTCACCTTCACCACGGCCTAGAGCTTCTCATACCTCTGCaagcccaccaccaccacgaAGGGGAGCTTCAGCTTCACCCCAGAGAAGACAGTCTCCATCTCCAAGTACTAGACCCATCAGGAGGGTGTCAAGAACACCAGAACCTAAGAAGACAAA GGCTTCCACGCCAAGTCCACGATCTGCGAGACGGGTGTCTTCATCACGGTCTGCGTCAGGATCACCTGAGCCAGCACCGAAAAAACATCAAGGACCTCCATCTCCTGCTCGGTCTCGTTCCCCTTCTGCAAACTGGTCACCTGCAAAAAAGGCTAAAAGCCCAACTCAGAGCCCATCACCTGCAAGG AATTCAGATCAAGAAGGGggtggaaagaagaagaagaaaaagaaggataagaagcataaaaaggataaaaagcaCAAGAAACACAAAAAACATAAGAAGGAGAAGGCTGcggcggctgcagcagctgctgctgcggctgcagcAGATACCACCTCAGCACAGGAAGACCAGGAAGCAGAGACAGAACCCAAAAAG GAGACAGAAAGTGAACCAGAAGACAACCTTGACGATCTAGAAAAACACCTGCGAGAGAAGGCACTGAGGTCGATGAGGAAGGCGCAAGTGTCACCACCATCCTAG
- the SRRM1 gene encoding serine/arginine repetitive matrix protein 1 isoform X16 encodes MRGSGGEKAEGQMGGEPDFAVKGALGTSAEQDNRFSNKQKKLLKQLKFAECLEKKVDMSKVNLEVIKPWITKRVTEILGFEDDVVIEFIFNQLEVKNPDSKMMQINLTGFLNGKNAREFMGELWPLLLSAQENIAGIPTAFLELKKEEIKQRQIEQEKLASMKKQDEDKEKRDKEDKDNREKRDRSRSPRRRKSRSPSPRRRSSPVRRERKRSHSRSPHHRTKSRSATPAPEKKEATPEPEPSVKPKETVVQEATSNSDIPKAPKPEPPVPETKETSPERNSKKEREKEKEKTRQRSPTRSKSRSRSRSRSPSHSRPRRRHRSRSRSYSPRRRPSPRRRPSPRRRSPPRRMPPPPRHRRSRSPVRRRRRSSASLSGSSSSSSSSRSRSPPKKPPKRTVSSPPRKTRRLSPSASPPRRRHRPSPPASPPPKPRRSPTPQQSNRARKSRGSVSPSRASAPKHKSTEKRESPSPAPKPRKAELSESEDKGGKMAAADSVQQRRQYRRQNQQSSSEERPKRSNVKNGEVGRRRRHSHSRSPSPSPRKRQKESSPRRRRRSPSPPPARRRRSPSPAPPPRRRRSPSLPRRRSPSPPPRRRSPSPRRYSPPIQRRYSPSPPPKRRTASPPPPPKRRASPSPQSKRRVSHSPPPKQRSSPAAKRRSPSISSKHRKGSPPSRSNRETRSPPQNKRHSPSPRPRASHTSASPPPPRRGASASPQRRQSPSPSTRPIRRVSRTPEPKKTKASTPSPRSARRVSSSRSASGSPEPAPKKHQGPPSPARSRSPSANWSPAKKAKSPTQSPSPARNSDQEGGGKKKKKKKDKKHKKDKKHKKHKKHKKEKAAAAAAAAAAAAADTTSAQEDQEAETEPKKETESEPEDNLDDLEKHLREKALRSMRKAQVSPPS; translated from the exons ATGCGAGGAAGCGGGGGAGAAAAGGCCGAGGGGCAGATGGGAGGTGAACCGGATTTTGCAGTGAAAGGCGCTTTG GGAACAAGTGCAGAACAGGACAATCGCTTCAGCAACAAGCAGAAGAAGCTGTTGAAGCAGTTGAAATTTGCAGAATGCTTAGAAAAGAAG GTGGACATGAGCAAAGTAAATCTGGAAGTAATCAAACCATGGATAACAAAACGAGTAACAGAAATCCTTGGATTTGAAGATGATGTAGTAATTGAATTTATATTCAACCAGTTGGAAGTGAAG AACCCAGATTCCAAAATGATGCAAATCAACCTGACTGGTTTTTTGAATGGGAAAAATGCTAGGGAGTTCATGGGAGAACTGTGGCCACTGCTGTTAAGTGCACAAGAAAACATTGCTGGTATTCCAACTGCATTTCTGgaactgaagaaagaagaaataaaacagcgACAG ATAGAGCAAGAGAAACTGGCTTCTATGAAGAAACAAGATGAAGACAAGGAGAAGAGGGATAAGGAAGacaaagacaacagagaaaaaagagacagatcCAGGAGTCCAAGAAG GCGCAAATCAAGGTCTCCTTCCCCTCGAAGGAGGTCGTCGCCTGTCAGAAGAGAGCGGAAACGCAGCCATTCTCGCTCCCCTCATCACAGAACCAAGAGCCGTAGTGCTACTCCTGCACCAGAAAAGAAAGAGGCGACTCCTGAGCCAGAACCCTCTGTGAAACCAAAGGAGACTGTTGTTCAAGAGGCAACTTCAAACAG tgatATCCCAAAAGCTCCTAAACCTGAACCTCCTGTACCAGAGACTAAGGAAACTTCACCAGAACGTAATtcaaagaaggagagagagaaggaaaaagagaagactcGTCAAAGATCCCCAACTCGGTCCAAGTCAAGGTCAAGATCTCGATCACGTTCTCCATCTCATTCTCGACCCAGAAGGCGTCATAGATCACGGTCAAG GTCTTACTCCCCTAGAAGGCGACCAAGCCCAAGACGACGGCCGTCTCCAAGGAGGAGGAGCCCTCCAAGGCGAATGCCTCCCCCACCCAGACACAGAAGAAGCAGATCCCCTGTGAGGCG GAGAAGACGATCATCAGCATCCTTATCTGGCAgtagctcttcctcctcctcctcacgtTCCCGATCACCACCAAAGAAACCACCTAAAAGAACTGTATCCAGTCCTCCTCGTAAAACGCGTAGGCTCTCTCCTTCGGCAAGCCCTCCTAGGCGGAGGCACAGACCATCCCCACCAGCAAGTCCACCTCCAAAACCACGTAGGTCTCCAACACCCCAGCAGTCGAATCGTGCAAGAAAAAGCCGTGGCTCTGTTTCGCCTAGCAGAGCATCAG CACCCAAGCATAAGAGTACTGAAAAAAGAGAATCTCCTTCGCCAGCACCAAAACCAAGGAAAGCAGAACTCTCTGAATCAG AAGATAAAGGAGGTAAAATGGCTGCAGCAGACTCTGTTCAACAGAGGCGTCAGTACAGAAGGCAAAATCAACAGTCTTCATCTG AGGAAAGACCTAAAAGATCCAATGTGAAGAATGGGGAAGTTGGTAGACGCCGACGCCATTCACATTCACGCAGTCCATCACCGTCTCCACGAAAACGACAGAAGGAATCCTCCCCTCG TAGGAGGAGGAGAAGTCCATCGCCCCCACCAGCCAGGCGGCGACGCTCTCCTTCACCTGCCCCTCCTCCTAGGCGGCGGCGCTCACCTTCATTACCTCGTCGAAG gtCTCCATCACCACCCCCACGCAGACGCTCACCTTCTCCCCGGAGATACTCTCCACCGATACAGAGACGATATTCTCCGTCTCCACCACCTAAGAGAAGAacggcttctcctcctcccccgcctAAACGAAGGGCATCACCTTCTCCACAGTCAAAACGCAGAGTCTCCCATTCACCACCGCCAAAACAAAGGAGCTCGCCAGCTGCTAAAAGGCGTTCACCTTCGATATCTTCCAAGCACAGGAAGGGATCTCCTCCCAGTAGGTCCAATCGGGAGACACGTTCTCCACCACAAAACAAAAGGCATTCACCTTCACCACGGCCTAGAGCTTCTCATACCTCTGCaagcccaccaccaccacgaAGGGGAGCTTCAGCTTCACCCCAGAGAAGACAGTCTCCATCTCCAAGTACTAGACCCATCAGGAGGGTGTCAAGAACACCAGAACCTAAGAAGACAAA GGCTTCCACGCCAAGTCCACGATCTGCGAGACGGGTGTCTTCATCACGGTCTGCGTCAGGATCACCTGAGCCAGCACCGAAAAAACATCAAGGACCTCCATCTCCTGCTCGGTCTCGTTCCCCTTCTGCAAACTGGTCACCTGCAAAAAAGGCTAAAAGCCCAACTCAGAGCCCATCACCTGCAAGG AATTCAGATCAAGAAGGGggtggaaagaagaagaagaaaaagaaggataagaagcataaaaaggataaaaagcaCAAGAAACACAAAAAACATAAGAAGGAGAAGGCTGcggcggctgcagcagctgctgctgcggctgcagcAGATACCACCTCAGCACAGGAAGACCAGGAAGCAGAGACAGAACCCAAAAAG GAGACAGAAAGTGAACCAGAAGACAACCTTGACGATCTAGAAAAACACCTGCGAGAGAAGGCACTGAGGTCGATGAGGAAGGCGCAAGTGTCACCACCATCCTAG
- the SRRM1 gene encoding serine/arginine repetitive matrix protein 1 isoform X9: MRGSGGEKAEGQMGGEPDFAVKGALGTSAEQDNRFSNKQKKLLKQLKFAECLEKKVDMSKVNLEVIKPWITKRVTEILGFEDDVVIEFIFNQLEVKNPDSKMMQINLTGFLNGKNAREFMGELWPLLLSAQENIAGIPTAFLELKKEEIKQRQIEQEKLASMKKQDEDKEKRDKEDKDNREKRDRSRSPRRRKSRSPSPRRRSSPVRRERKRSHSRSPHHRTKSRSATPAPEKKEATPEPEPSVKPKETVVQEATSNSDIPKAPKPEPPVPETKETSPERNSKKEREKEKEKTRQRSPTRSKSRSRSRSRSPSHSRPRRRHRSRSRSYSPRRRPSPRRRPSPRRRSPPRRMPPPPRHRRSRSPVRRRRRSSASLSGSSSSSSSSRSRSPPKKPPKRTVSSPPRKTRRLSPSASPPRRRHRPSPPASPPPKPRRSPTPQQSNRARKSRGSVSPSRASAPKHKSTEKRESPSPAPKPRKAELSESEDKGGKMAAADSVQQRRQYRRQNQQSSSDSGSSSSSEEERPKRSNVKNGEVGRRRRHSHSRSPSPSPRKRQKESSPRRRRRSPSPPPARRRRSPSPAPPPRRRRSPSLPRRRSPSPPPRRRSPSPRRYSPPIQRRYSPSPPPKRRTASPPPPPKRRASPSPQSKRRVSHSPPPKQRSSPAAKRRSPSISSKHRKGSPPSRSNRETRSPPQNKRHSPSPRPRASHTSASPPPPRRGASASPQRRQSPSPSTRPIRRVSRTPEPKKTKASTPSPRSARRVSSSRSASGSPEPAPKKHQGPPSPARSRSPSANWSPAKKAKSPTQSPSPARNSDQEGGGKKKKKKKDKKHKKDKKHKKHKKHKKEKAAAAAAAAAAAAADTTSAQEDQEAETEPKKETESEPEDNLDDLEKHLREKALRSMRKAQVSPPS; this comes from the exons ATGCGAGGAAGCGGGGGAGAAAAGGCCGAGGGGCAGATGGGAGGTGAACCGGATTTTGCAGTGAAAGGCGCTTTG GGAACAAGTGCAGAACAGGACAATCGCTTCAGCAACAAGCAGAAGAAGCTGTTGAAGCAGTTGAAATTTGCAGAATGCTTAGAAAAGAAG GTGGACATGAGCAAAGTAAATCTGGAAGTAATCAAACCATGGATAACAAAACGAGTAACAGAAATCCTTGGATTTGAAGATGATGTAGTAATTGAATTTATATTCAACCAGTTGGAAGTGAAG AACCCAGATTCCAAAATGATGCAAATCAACCTGACTGGTTTTTTGAATGGGAAAAATGCTAGGGAGTTCATGGGAGAACTGTGGCCACTGCTGTTAAGTGCACAAGAAAACATTGCTGGTATTCCAACTGCATTTCTGgaactgaagaaagaagaaataaaacagcgACAG ATAGAGCAAGAGAAACTGGCTTCTATGAAGAAACAAGATGAAGACAAGGAGAAGAGGGATAAGGAAGacaaagacaacagagaaaaaagagacagatcCAGGAGTCCAAGAAG GCGCAAATCAAGGTCTCCTTCCCCTCGAAGGAGGTCGTCGCCTGTCAGAAGAGAGCGGAAACGCAGCCATTCTCGCTCCCCTCATCACAGAACCAAGAGCCGTAGTGCTACTCCTGCACCAGAAAAGAAAGAGGCGACTCCTGAGCCAGAACCCTCTGTGAAACCAAAGGAGACTGTTGTTCAAGAGGCAACTTCAAACAG tgatATCCCAAAAGCTCCTAAACCTGAACCTCCTGTACCAGAGACTAAGGAAACTTCACCAGAACGTAATtcaaagaaggagagagagaaggaaaaagagaagactcGTCAAAGATCCCCAACTCGGTCCAAGTCAAGGTCAAGATCTCGATCACGTTCTCCATCTCATTCTCGACCCAGAAGGCGTCATAGATCACGGTCAAG GTCTTACTCCCCTAGAAGGCGACCAAGCCCAAGACGACGGCCGTCTCCAAGGAGGAGGAGCCCTCCAAGGCGAATGCCTCCCCCACCCAGACACAGAAGAAGCAGATCCCCTGTGAGGCG GAGAAGACGATCATCAGCATCCTTATCTGGCAgtagctcttcctcctcctcctcacgtTCCCGATCACCACCAAAGAAACCACCTAAAAGAACTGTATCCAGTCCTCCTCGTAAAACGCGTAGGCTCTCTCCTTCGGCAAGCCCTCCTAGGCGGAGGCACAGACCATCCCCACCAGCAAGTCCACCTCCAAAACCACGTAGGTCTCCAACACCCCAGCAGTCGAATCGTGCAAGAAAAAGCCGTGGCTCTGTTTCGCCTAGCAGAGCATCAG CACCCAAGCATAAGAGTACTGAAAAAAGAGAATCTCCTTCGCCAGCACCAAAACCAAGGAAAGCAGAACTCTCTGAATCAG AAGATAAAGGAGGTAAAATGGCTGCAGCAGACTCTGTTCAACAGAGGCGTCAGTACAGAAGGCAAAATCAACAGTCTTCATCTG ATTCTGGTTCTTCATCTTCGTCTGAAGAGGAAAGACCTAAAAGATCCAATGTGAAGAATGGGGAAGTTGGTAGACGCCGACGCCATTCACATTCACGCAGTCCATCACCGTCTCCACGAAAACGACAGAAGGAATCCTCCCCTCG TAGGAGGAGGAGAAGTCCATCGCCCCCACCAGCCAGGCGGCGACGCTCTCCTTCACCTGCCCCTCCTCCTAGGCGGCGGCGCTCACCTTCATTACCTCGTCGAAG gtCTCCATCACCACCCCCACGCAGACGCTCACCTTCTCCCCGGAGATACTCTCCACCGATACAGAGACGATATTCTCCGTCTCCACCACCTAAGAGAAGAacggcttctcctcctcccccgcctAAACGAAGGGCATCACCTTCTCCACAGTCAAAACGCAGAGTCTCCCATTCACCACCGCCAAAACAAAGGAGCTCGCCAGCTGCTAAAAGGCGTTCACCTTCGATATCTTCCAAGCACAGGAAGGGATCTCCTCCCAGTAGGTCCAATCGGGAGACACGTTCTCCACCACAAAACAAAAGGCATTCACCTTCACCACGGCCTAGAGCTTCTCATACCTCTGCaagcccaccaccaccacgaAGGGGAGCTTCAGCTTCACCCCAGAGAAGACAGTCTCCATCTCCAAGTACTAGACCCATCAGGAGGGTGTCAAGAACACCAGAACCTAAGAAGACAAA GGCTTCCACGCCAAGTCCACGATCTGCGAGACGGGTGTCTTCATCACGGTCTGCGTCAGGATCACCTGAGCCAGCACCGAAAAAACATCAAGGACCTCCATCTCCTGCTCGGTCTCGTTCCCCTTCTGCAAACTGGTCACCTGCAAAAAAGGCTAAAAGCCCAACTCAGAGCCCATCACCTGCAAGG AATTCAGATCAAGAAGGGggtggaaagaagaagaagaaaaagaaggataagaagcataaaaaggataaaaagcaCAAGAAACACAAAAAACATAAGAAGGAGAAGGCTGcggcggctgcagcagctgctgctgcggctgcagcAGATACCACCTCAGCACAGGAAGACCAGGAAGCAGAGACAGAACCCAAAAAG GAGACAGAAAGTGAACCAGAAGACAACCTTGACGATCTAGAAAAACACCTGCGAGAGAAGGCACTGAGGTCGATGAGGAAGGCGCAAGTGTCACCACCATCCTAG
- the SRRM1 gene encoding serine/arginine repetitive matrix protein 1 isoform X1: MRGSGGEKAEGQMGGEPDFAVKGALGTSAEQDNRFSNKQKKLLKQLKFAECLEKKVDMSKVNLEVIKPWITKRVTEILGFEDDVVIEFIFNQLEVKNPDSKMMQINLTGFLNGKNAREFMGELWPLLLSAQENIAGIPTAFLELKKEEIKQRQIEQEKLASMKKQDEDKEKRDKEDKDNREKRDRSRSPRRRKSRSPSPRRRSSPVRRERKRSHSRSPHHRTKSRSATPAPEKKEATPEPEPSVKPKETVVQEATSNSDIPKAPKPEPPVPETKETSPERNSKKEREKEKEKTRQRSPTRSKSRSRSRSRSPSHSRPRRRHRSRSRSYSPRRRPSPRRRPSPRRRSPPRRMPPPPRHRRSRSPVRRRRRSSASLSGSSSSSSSSRSRSPPKKPPKRTVSSPPRKTRRLSPSASPPRRRHRPSPPASPPPKPRRSPTPQQSNRARKSRGSVSPSRASAPKHKSTEKRESPSPAPKPRKAELSESEEDKGGKMAAADSVQQRRQYRRQNQQSSSDSGSSSSSEEERPKRSNVKNGEVGRRRRHSHSRSPSPSPRKRQKESSPRMQMEKRWQSPVMKSRRRRSPSPPPARRRRSPSPAPPPRRRRSPSLPRRRSPSPPPRRRSPSPRRYSPPIQRRYSPSPPPKRRTASPPPPPKRRASPSPQSKRRVSHSPPPKQRSSPAAKRRSPSISSKHRKGSPPSRSNRETRSPPQNKRHSPSPRPRASHTSASPPPPRRGASASPQRRQSPSPSTRPIRRVSRTPEPKKTKASTPSPRSARRVSSSRSASGSPEPAPKKHQGPPSPARSRSPSANWSPAKKAKSPTQSPSPARNSDQEGGGKKKKKKKDKKHKKDKKHKKHKKHKKEKAAAAAAAAAAAAADTTSAQEDQEAETEPKKETESEPEDNLDDLEKHLREKALRSMRKAQVSPPS, from the exons ATGCGAGGAAGCGGGGGAGAAAAGGCCGAGGGGCAGATGGGAGGTGAACCGGATTTTGCAGTGAAAGGCGCTTTG GGAACAAGTGCAGAACAGGACAATCGCTTCAGCAACAAGCAGAAGAAGCTGTTGAAGCAGTTGAAATTTGCAGAATGCTTAGAAAAGAAG GTGGACATGAGCAAAGTAAATCTGGAAGTAATCAAACCATGGATAACAAAACGAGTAACAGAAATCCTTGGATTTGAAGATGATGTAGTAATTGAATTTATATTCAACCAGTTGGAAGTGAAG AACCCAGATTCCAAAATGATGCAAATCAACCTGACTGGTTTTTTGAATGGGAAAAATGCTAGGGAGTTCATGGGAGAACTGTGGCCACTGCTGTTAAGTGCACAAGAAAACATTGCTGGTATTCCAACTGCATTTCTGgaactgaagaaagaagaaataaaacagcgACAG ATAGAGCAAGAGAAACTGGCTTCTATGAAGAAACAAGATGAAGACAAGGAGAAGAGGGATAAGGAAGacaaagacaacagagaaaaaagagacagatcCAGGAGTCCAAGAAG GCGCAAATCAAGGTCTCCTTCCCCTCGAAGGAGGTCGTCGCCTGTCAGAAGAGAGCGGAAACGCAGCCATTCTCGCTCCCCTCATCACAGAACCAAGAGCCGTAGTGCTACTCCTGCACCAGAAAAGAAAGAGGCGACTCCTGAGCCAGAACCCTCTGTGAAACCAAAGGAGACTGTTGTTCAAGAGGCAACTTCAAACAG tgatATCCCAAAAGCTCCTAAACCTGAACCTCCTGTACCAGAGACTAAGGAAACTTCACCAGAACGTAATtcaaagaaggagagagagaaggaaaaagagaagactcGTCAAAGATCCCCAACTCGGTCCAAGTCAAGGTCAAGATCTCGATCACGTTCTCCATCTCATTCTCGACCCAGAAGGCGTCATAGATCACGGTCAAG GTCTTACTCCCCTAGAAGGCGACCAAGCCCAAGACGACGGCCGTCTCCAAGGAGGAGGAGCCCTCCAAGGCGAATGCCTCCCCCACCCAGACACAGAAGAAGCAGATCCCCTGTGAGGCG GAGAAGACGATCATCAGCATCCTTATCTGGCAgtagctcttcctcctcctcctcacgtTCCCGATCACCACCAAAGAAACCACCTAAAAGAACTGTATCCAGTCCTCCTCGTAAAACGCGTAGGCTCTCTCCTTCGGCAAGCCCTCCTAGGCGGAGGCACAGACCATCCCCACCAGCAAGTCCACCTCCAAAACCACGTAGGTCTCCAACACCCCAGCAGTCGAATCGTGCAAGAAAAAGCCGTGGCTCTGTTTCGCCTAGCAGAGCATCAG CACCCAAGCATAAGAGTACTGAAAAAAGAGAATCTCCTTCGCCAGCACCAAAACCAAGGAAAGCAGAACTCTCTGAATCAG AAGAAGATAAAGGAGGTAAAATGGCTGCAGCAGACTCTGTTCAACAGAGGCGTCAGTACAGAAGGCAAAATCAACAGTCTTCATCTG ATTCTGGTTCTTCATCTTCGTCTGAAGAGGAAAGACCTAAAAGATCCAATGTGAAGAATGGGGAAGTTGGTAGACGCCGACGCCATTCACATTCACGCAGTCCATCACCGTCTCCACGAAAACGACAGAAGGAATCCTCCCCTCG GATGCAGATGGAAAAGAGGTGGCAATCGCCAGTGATGAAAAG TAGGAGGAGGAGAAGTCCATCGCCCCCACCAGCCAGGCGGCGACGCTCTCCTTCACCTGCCCCTCCTCCTAGGCGGCGGCGCTCACCTTCATTACCTCGTCGAAG gtCTCCATCACCACCCCCACGCAGACGCTCACCTTCTCCCCGGAGATACTCTCCACCGATACAGAGACGATATTCTCCGTCTCCACCACCTAAGAGAAGAacggcttctcctcctcccccgcctAAACGAAGGGCATCACCTTCTCCACAGTCAAAACGCAGAGTCTCCCATTCACCACCGCCAAAACAAAGGAGCTCGCCAGCTGCTAAAAGGCGTTCACCTTCGATATCTTCCAAGCACAGGAAGGGATCTCCTCCCAGTAGGTCCAATCGGGAGACACGTTCTCCACCACAAAACAAAAGGCATTCACCTTCACCACGGCCTAGAGCTTCTCATACCTCTGCaagcccaccaccaccacgaAGGGGAGCTTCAGCTTCACCCCAGAGAAGACAGTCTCCATCTCCAAGTACTAGACCCATCAGGAGGGTGTCAAGAACACCAGAACCTAAGAAGACAAA GGCTTCCACGCCAAGTCCACGATCTGCGAGACGGGTGTCTTCATCACGGTCTGCGTCAGGATCACCTGAGCCAGCACCGAAAAAACATCAAGGACCTCCATCTCCTGCTCGGTCTCGTTCCCCTTCTGCAAACTGGTCACCTGCAAAAAAGGCTAAAAGCCCAACTCAGAGCCCATCACCTGCAAGG AATTCAGATCAAGAAGGGggtggaaagaagaagaagaaaaagaaggataagaagcataaaaaggataaaaagcaCAAGAAACACAAAAAACATAAGAAGGAGAAGGCTGcggcggctgcagcagctgctgctgcggctgcagcAGATACCACCTCAGCACAGGAAGACCAGGAAGCAGAGACAGAACCCAAAAAG GAGACAGAAAGTGAACCAGAAGACAACCTTGACGATCTAGAAAAACACCTGCGAGAGAAGGCACTGAGGTCGATGAGGAAGGCGCAAGTGTCACCACCATCCTAG